From one Lotus japonicus ecotype B-129 chromosome 3, LjGifu_v1.2 genomic stretch:
- the LOC130746802 gene encoding probable serine/threonine-protein kinase At1g54610 yields the protein MGCIVSKSSAVKDSREGLAKELNLTSSSRRTYDMKVSRSSTKKRVEGDLGKDKKFGGVDMKVSLIEKNVDGSVRSYDDRSEKRKMEKPELTVIGYPGLGRIPKASEGEQVAAGWPTWLSSVAGEAIQGWIPRCANTFEKFNKIGQGTYSTVYKARDVTHQKIVALKKVIFDNLDSESVKFMAREILILRRLDHPNVIKLEGLITSRTSRSLYLVFEYMEHDLTGLASDPGIKFSEPQIKCYMQQLLSGLDHCHSRGVLHRDIKGSNLLIDNNGILKIADFGLANFFDPDHSVPLTSRVVTLWYRPPELLLGASNYGVAVDLWSTGCILGELYCGRPILPGKTEVEQLHRIFKLCGSPSDDYWRKLRSSHSTVFRPPLLYRRCVAETFKKYPSSALRLIEILLSVDPTLRGTAATALKNEFFSSEPLACDPSTLPKYPPSKEIDTKLREEATRRQGALGGKEQKVGPGVRQEKEPRKFVLSSDNVDSHILMQQRQWLMNSKSQNEFFNPQREPMSGFLVYPNKQSEDVKEMANYFSGPLSQRPSHSGSLVPGSGWDNVRKEAGEQRPRVSNKLNLSKSSTVSGLVPRRTSMYGDQKENPVPLRPRQIIQAQKPLESTNGSESRRRFDKKSQSQIIDLSQRENGKVSIETLIQNEHGSRGNKIYMSGPLLSSNSTDQMLRERDRKIQEYSRRARIDKCKGEKVGPHKY from the exons ATGGGTTGCATAGTTTCCAAGAGTTCAGCTGTGAAAGACAGCCGGGAAGGGTTGGCAAAGGAGTTAAACTTGACATCTTCTAGCAGAAGGACATATGATATGAAGGTGTCGCGGTCGAGTACCAAGAAAAGGGTTGAGGGAGATTTGGGAAAAGATAAGAAATTTGGTGGTGTTGATATGAAAGTTTCATTGATTGAAAAGAATGTCGATGGTTCAGTGCGGTCGTATGATGATCGGAGTGAGAAGAGGAAGATGGAGAAACCTGAATTGACTGTGATTGGTTATCCGGGTCTTGGAAGGATTCCAAAGGCTTCAGAAGGGGAGCAAGTTGCTGCAGGATGGCCAACTTGGCTCTCTTCTGTTGCTGGTGAAGCTATCCAGGGGTGGATACCACGGTGTGCTAATACTTTTGAGAAGTTCAATAAA ATTGGCCAAGGAACTTATAGCACTGTATATAAGGCACGTGATGTGACTCACCAAAAGATTGTTGCCTTGAAGAAAGTAATCTTTGATAATCTTGATTCTGAGAGTGTCAAATTTATGGCAAGGGAGATTCTTATTCTGCGTAGGCTTGACCATCCCAATGTAATAAAGTTGGAGGGCTTGATAACATCGCGGACATCTCGTAGCTTGTACCTTGTTTTTGAATATATGGAACATGATCTTACAGGACTTGCATCAGATCCTGGCATTAAGTTTTCTGAACCACAG ATTAAATGCTACATGCAGCAGCTTCTTAGTGGATTGGATCATTGTCATAGTCGTGGTGTCCTCCATCGGGACATAAAGGGCTCAAATCTTCTCATTGACAATAATGGCATCTTAAAGATTGCAGATTTTGGCTTGGCAAATTTTTTTGATCCTGATCATAGTGTTCCATTGACCAGCCGTGTAGTAACTCTATGGTATAGACCACCAGAACTTTTACTCGGAGCTTCTAATTATGGAGTTGCAGTGGACTTGTGGAGCACTGGTTGCATACTTGGGGAACTATACTGTGGCAGGCCCATATTGCCTGGAAAAACAGAG GTTGAGCAATTGCATAGGATTTTTAAGCTTTGTGGCTCACCATCTGATGACTATTGGCGTAAACTTCGGTCGTCCCATTCAACAGTATTCAGGCCTCCACTCCTTTATAGGCGTTGTGTTGCAGaaacttttaaaaaatatcCATCTTCTGCCCTGAGGCTGATAGAGATCCTACTTTCTGTTGATCCTACTCTTCGAGGGACAGCAGCTACAGCTCTGAAGAATGAG TTCTTTTCATCGGAACCCCTCGCTTGTGATCCATCAACTTTACCAAAATATCCTCCCAGCAAAGAGATCGACACTAAATTGCGGGAAGAAGCAACCAGAAG GCAAGGAGCTCTTGGGGGAAAGGAGCAAAAAGTTGGACCAGGAGTTAGACAAGAGAAAGAACCTCGGAAGTTTGTCTTGTCCAGTGACAATGTTGATTCCCACATATTAATGCAG CAAAGGCAATGGCTTATGAACTCAAAGAGCCAGAATGAATTCTTCAACCCTCAGAGAGAACCCATGTCTGGATTCCTGGTTTATCCAAACAAGCAGTCAGAAGATGTTAAAGAAATGGCAAATTATTTCTCTGGGCCTCTTAGTCAGAGGCCTTCACACTCAGGTTCATTGGTTCCAGGTTCAGGTTGGGACAATGTTAGAAAAGAAGCTGGTGAGCAGCGGCCTCGTGTTTCAAACAAACTCAACTTATCAAAAAGTTCAACAGTATCTGGATTAGTGCCACGTAGGACTTCGATGTATGGAGATCAAAAAGAAAACCCAGTTCCCTTACGGCCCCGGCAAATAATTCAAGCACAAAAACCTTTGGAGTCAACTAATGGATCAGAATCAAGAAGAAGGTTTGATAAAAAAAGCCAATCTCAGATAATTGATCTCAGCCAAAGAGAAAATGGAAAGGTCTCCATTGAAACATTGATTCAG AACGAGCATGGATCCAGGGGAAACAAAATCTATATGTCTGGTCCATTACTTTCATCAAACAGTACGGATCAGATGCTCAGAGAGCGCGATCGAAAGATCCAAGAATATTCTAGACGAGCGCGAATTGACAAGTGTAAAGGTGAGAAAGTTGGTCCACATAAATATTAG
- the LOC130746803 gene encoding probable L-type lectin-domain containing receptor kinase VII.2, with amino-acid sequence MQQPNSIWPSFITILSTLSMSPLKLIFILLHTVTILSSVSTTEFVYNTNFNSTNTILYGNATIEHSILTLTNGSFFSIGRAFYPHKIPTKPANSSSTLLPFATSFIFSVAPIKHLLPGHGFAFLFTPSRGVNGTTSAEYLGLFNHTNEGNPKKHVLGVEFDTIRNEEEFDDINGNHVGVDINSLASSASHEAGYWGGKDDNEFEVLRITNGENYQVWIEFNHSQLNVSMARAGQKRPRVPLISTNVNLSKVLIDETYVGFCTATGKIVDSVKILAWSFSNSNFSIGNALMTENLLSFVHHKSWFSGARGLAVGITSVVCVLITGCACTAFFMLRRGNEAVEDIEDWELEYWPHRISFHEIDAATRGFSEENVIAIGGSGKVYKGVLQGAEVAIKRIPQEREGGMREFLAEVSSIGRMKHRNLVALRGWCKEQKGTLILVYDFMNNGSLDNRIFDCEEGKMLTWEERIGVLKNVAAGVLYLHEGWEVKVLHRDIKASNVLLDKDMKARLGDFGLARMHGHQGQVASTTRILGTVGYIAPEVIRTGRASTMSDVFGFGILVLEVVCGRRPIEEHKPGLIEWVMSLMVLGQLQNAVDERLNAYGGYTIREAERLLHLGLMCANSDPSVRPTMMEVVKMLEGDEGSEYLSLLGKIKSAAMWSRTEGAFDQIRIFSFNSKASTSCSGPESNSNTILEGR; translated from the coding sequence ATGCAGCAACCAAATTCAATTTGGCCAAGTTTCATTACCATTCTCAGTACCTTATCAATGTCTCCACTTAAGCTCATTTTCATTCTTCTCCACACAGTTACCATTCTGAGTTCTGTTTCCACTACTGAATTTGTCTACAACACAAACTTCAACTCCACAAACACCATCCTATATGGAAATGCCACCATTGAACACTCCATTCTGACTCTCACTAATGGTAGTTTCTTCTCCATAGGCCGCGCTTTTTATCCTCACAAAATACCTACCAAACCGGCcaactcctcctccacccttcTCCCCTTTGCAACCTCCTTCATTTTCTCGGTCGCCCCCATCAAACACCTTCTTCCCGGTCACGGCTTTGCCTTCCTGTTTACACCGTCAAGAGGTGTAAACGGCACGACCTCAGCGGAGTATCTTGGTCTTTTCAATCATACCAATGAAGGCAATCCAAAGAAACATGTTTTGGGAGTTGAGTTTGATACAATCAGAAATGAGGAAGAGTTCGATGACATAAACGGAAATCATGTTGGCGTTGATATAAACTCGCTTGCATCCTCCGCATCACATGAAGCTGGCTACTGGGGTGGGAAAGATGACAATGAATTTGAGGTGTTGAGGATAACAAATGGAGAAAACTACCAGGTATGGATTGAATTTAACCATTCCCAGCTTAACGTTAGTATGGCTCGCGCAGGACAAAAGAGGCCGCGAGTGCCTCTCATCAGTACGAATGTTAACCTTTCCAAGGTTCTCATAGATGAAACTTATGTTGGGTTCTGCACAGCAACAGGGAAAATAGTAGACAGTGTTAAGATTCTTGCTTGGAGTTTTAGCAATTCAAATTTTTCAATTGGAAATGCTTTGATGACAGAAAATTTGCTTTCATTTGTCCATCATAAAAGTTGGTTTTCCGGAGCACGAGGTTTAGCTGTAGGGATCACCAGTGTTGTCTGTGTGTTGATCACTGGTTGCGCTTGTACGGCATTTTTCATGCTCCGTAGAGGAAACGAGGCGGTGGAAGATATTGAAGACTGGGAACTAGAGTACTGGCCACACAGGATTAGCTTTCATGAGATTGATGCAGCAACAAGAGGGTTCTCTGAAGAGAATGTGATTGCGATAGGAGGAAGTGGGAAGGTATATAAAGGGGTTTTGCAAGGAGCAGAGGTTGCAATCAAGAGAATCCCTCAGGAAAGAGAAGGAGGGATGAGAGAGTTTTTGGCTGAGGTTTCAAGCATAGGCAGAATGAAACACAGAAACTTAGTAGCATTGAGAGGCTGGTGCAAAGAGCAGAAAGGAACTTTGATTCTAGTCTATGACTTCATGAATAATGGAAGCTTAGACAATAGGATCTTTGACTGTGAAGAGGGAAAGATGCTAACTTGGGAAGAGAGGATTGGAGTTTTGAAAAATGTAGCAGCAGGGGTTCTATACCTGCATGAGGGTTGGGAAGTTAAGGTCTTGCATAGGGACATCAAAGCAAGCAATGTTCTACTTGACAAAGACATGAAAGCTAGGTTGGGCGATTTCGGATTGGCGCGTATGCACGGGCACCAGGGACAAGTGGCCAGTACAACAAGAATACTAGGGACAGTGGGATACATTGCTCCTGAAGTGATTCGAACCGGAAGAGCGTCAACCATGTCTGATGTGTTTGGTTTTGGAATACTAGTACTGGAAGTAGTTTGTGGGAGAAGACCAATTGAAGAACATAAACCAGGGCTAATTGAATGGGTTATGTCCCTAATGGTGCTTGGCCAACTGCAGAATGCTGTTGATGAAAGGTTGAATGCTTATGGGGGATACACCATCAGGGAAGCTGAGAGATTGCTACATTTGGGTTTAATGTGTGCAAATTCAGACCCTAGTGTGAGGCCAACCATGATGGAGGTTGTGAAAATGCTGGAGGGTGATGAAGGGAGTGAATATTTGAGTTTGCTTGGGAAAATAAAATCAGCTGCAATGTGGTCTAGAACTGAAGGTGCTTTTGATCAAATTAGGATATTCAGTTTTAATTCTAAGGCGTCCACAAGTTGCTCAGGTCCAGAATCAAATTCAAATACAATCCTAGAAGGCAGGTAA